A genomic stretch from Anaerolineae bacterium includes:
- a CDS encoding GNAT family N-acetyltransferase — MPANSFDIQIAHSIEEVGQAAWDDLAGGHPFAHYRWYRYAEAVLADDLPIYIILAHSGRPVARATFWLKRQEAIELSSKLARRLVEMILRRWPLLVCRTPLVDMPGLILPDPPLREAARQVITQVAQEQARRYRASFLVFDYLEREETERPGWANILIPTTLPDPGTHLDITWPDFESYLQHLSKKTRRQYRLNCNRAADLGIEIKRHAPPAPDETTLEQAVSLIHAVETYHGSPPTPWTQPMLSHAGMVEATWLTAELEGRLVGCATFFQDGATGLMTMLGRDYEVQYAYFQLIYEAICCTIEAGVRVLRGGSGAYEMKERLGFQVESNNYLAYATHHRGLQWLACRLTPE; from the coding sequence TTGCCGGCAAACAGCTTTGATATTCAAATTGCGCACAGTATTGAGGAAGTTGGCCAGGCGGCCTGGGACGATTTGGCCGGGGGACATCCTTTTGCCCATTATCGCTGGTATCGTTATGCCGAGGCGGTGCTGGCCGATGACCTGCCCATTTATATTATCCTGGCCCACAGTGGCCGGCCCGTGGCCCGGGCCACGTTTTGGCTCAAACGGCAGGAAGCCATAGAGCTTTCGTCAAAACTGGCGCGCCGTTTGGTGGAAATGATTTTGCGGCGTTGGCCGTTGTTAGTGTGCCGCACGCCCCTGGTAGATATGCCGGGCCTAATTTTGCCCGACCCGCCGCTGCGTGAAGCAGCCCGGCAAGTTATTACCCAGGTGGCCCAGGAGCAAGCGCGCCGGTATCGCGCCTCTTTTCTGGTTTTTGATTATTTAGAACGGGAGGAGACCGAACGGCCGGGTTGGGCGAACATACTTATCCCCACCACACTCCCGGACCCCGGCACACACCTGGACATCACCTGGCCTGATTTTGAGAGTTACCTCCAGCACTTGAGCAAAAAGACCCGCCGCCAATACCGGCTCAACTGCAACCGCGCCGCCGACCTGGGCATTGAGATCAAACGGCATGCGCCGCCGGCGCCGGACGAAACTACCCTGGAACAGGCTGTTTCGTTGATCCATGCCGTGGAAACATATCATGGCTCGCCGCCTACGCCCTGGACGCAGCCGATGCTAAGCCACGCCGGTATGGTCGAGGCCACCTGGTTGACCGCCGAACTGGAGGGGCGTTTGGTAGGCTGCGCTACTTTTTTTCAAGATGGGGCTACCGGCCTTATGACCATGCTGGGGCGGGATTACGAGGTCCAGTACGCTTACTTTCAATTGATTTACGAAGCCATTTGCTGCACCATTGAAGCAGGCGTGCGCGTGTTACGGGGCGGCAGCGGCGCCTATGAAATGAAAGAACGGCTGGGTTTTCAAGTGGAAAGCAACAATTACCTGGCTTATGCTACTCATCATCGCGGCTTGCAGTGGTTAGCCTGCCGGCTCACGCCGGAATGA